The Panicum hallii strain FIL2 chromosome 5, PHallii_v3.1, whole genome shotgun sequence genome contains the following window.
TAAACCACAATAATCAAAGGTGATGAGTGTTATAGGAGTCATCGTTAAATAAAGTTGACGGTCCTCAAAAAAAAAGTAAAGTTGATGGGCCATTCAGTCGTTTAAGTTTCGTTGCATGACAATTGGCCGACAACGCCTCAAAAATCTACCCCAAACATATAAATTTAATTGGTCGTAATCATGTAAAATGGAATTTGAAATAGCACACAAATTTTAAGAGATATCACATGGGTTTCAATGTAGACAAAATAAACTACTTCTCCATTCTAATTAATGGTCATTTTAATTTCTCTAGATATATATAAGTTTCGCTACATatctagatataatataatGTACATCTAGTTGAATAGCAAAAGTTATGtacctagaaaagccaaaacaacatataattataatttataaCGGATGGAGTATATGTAATGGTGAAGTTTTCGCTGATGTCGCTATATTTTGTATGTGTATCATATTCTTTGCCTTGTCACGCTATAATGTAGATATATAAGCTAGTTGCATGCTTCATATATTTGCATCCTTTTATCAAATGTGTCTAAATCAATACAATACTCCTTTAGAAATCCAAAAGCCAAGTAAAAATAGGTCCACGAGTGCCTTCTCTTGTCAAATAGCATCGAATATACCTCCGGATCAAACTTCAGATTCTTAGGGCAAATCCCACCTCCACTTCCGTCACAGGTCGCAAGTGGCGAACAACAATTAGTTGACTTTGTCTCCCTGGTTCTTTCTCGTTCTTGGGATTAAAACTTTAACATTAGCATCTGTTGTATAGTTTAGATTTTAAGGTGGAGTAAATAATCGTTTGATCCCATGAACTCCCCTATGGAATTTTGTTTCTCTCTCACACGATTCAGTTTGATCACTTAGGACATCAAGTTTCGTCTTTTATTCAACAACAAACTCTCTATAGAACTGAAATTATGAATAATCTACTAAGGTTGTAGGAATAATTGGTGTCCTAGAGAAAGAGGCAGGTGCTGACCATAAGTGAGGACGAGAAGAAAGTGAACTCATGATGGATGTGCCCTTTTTGAATGTAGTGGATGGATTCATCATAGATACCTAGAGTGGAAGACCTTGTACTCTTTctgttatttttttaaaaaaatattgaCACTTTATTTGATCATTTTGTATGCAGGTCTATGGTTTAAAGCTACACTATATTTGTCATAGTTTGTTTTGCATAGTATTGAGTGGATGACGATTTAGCTGAAAAAACCGGGACAGTTTGATCAACATaagttcttttttttaaaaaaaatgaaaacaTAGTCAAAGAAAATGTTAGCACTCATACTGAATTGGAACTTACGCCCAAGTGTGTATGTTCGCAGATTAGAAATCTAACCAGCTAAACGTACTCACCAACATAATTGTAAAACAACTTATGTAGTCATGTTTTTGTCATACATTTCTTGTCCATTCTCGTAGCCGAATTGGTGCAGCTATAGCTTTGATTGAGTCGCCACAGCCCGCACGCAGATTCAAGAAGGATTGAGTTGGCCACTCTTTTAGTCATCTTTGAAGTAAGATTTTGTTATATTTGCTTGGAACCCGAGAGATTGCAGAATTTCTTCATCATTGCTGGAAATTCGGCCCTAGGTTTCAGCCTGTGATGTTCGAGTTTTATTTAGTCTCTGTCTCTGTTGGTGTGGGCTCAGATGGGACGtcgggaggagagagaagggcCGGCTCGGCCCAAAACGAGCAATTACTCCACGTTGGGCCCGGTGGTACGCGGCCTTCCCCAGACGGAAAGAAACCCAATCGAGCACAACAGGCAGCCACCGCccaccgcgccggccgccgccgccttgcgaGCAAAAGGGGGGCACACCAGCCATCTCTGCGCCCCCATTCGTCCGCCGCACCGCACGTCTGGAGTCGACTGCTCCGGGGCGTGGCGTCTCTGCTCCAACAAAGGTAGAGGAGGGAGCGGCTGCTGGCAGTCGAGCGGCCGGGGATGTTCTGATTCAGGTAATGCAGCGTTGTCCCTTTTGTGTGTATCCTAGCATACTTGATTTCTCAACCTATTTGGATGCGTACCGATTCGGTGTGTGTGTGTCTGTGTATGCGTACCGAAACTGAGTTCGATAATTGAGATTTAACTGTACACTTGAGCATCTTTGCAGCACGTCTAGTCGATCACTGTGAAAATTAATTTTCTCTGTCTGATGATAAGAGTATTAGCTAATTTTGTTATATGTGGAGTTTTCTTGTTGACTAGAGAGCTATTCGGGCACTCGATGGATTGCCTCGTTGGCATTATAATGACAACGGCAGTGGAGTATTTCATGTTTTCCCAACATTTCCAAGTAAGAAACAGATGAGCTGAGAAGCTCAATAGTATAAGCTTCTATCACCTTCCTGGCTGGGGAGGTTTGCTAGAGAAACTTCTGTATTCTGTTCATTTGTTTCTTCTAATGTATCCTGGCAGCTGTCCTGCCGCCAGTTAGAGAAAGAACCTTTCATGCTTGTTCCAACGCCAAAGTTTAAAGCTATACTTCTGCATTGGTGCAAATATTTTTGTCTTATACAGAATTCTCTTTAGGTTTGGAACTTCAGTGACCAAGCTTTCATTAGTAAGCAGTGCAATATCTTGCCTTTTTCATACGTGTATCTGCCTTTAGTTTAAAACTAGTTTGGTTGTCAACTTTTCATTATTATTAGCTTGGCTTGCTCAGAACTCAAATTTGTATTTGTTCTGCTAATGACCGGATGTGAAGGATTGATGCGTGCGTGAAAGATCCTACAAGGCTAAAATTGATTTCAAGCGCTAGCTTTCTTAATTCTCGTATGTTGAACTATGCTCCTCCATGCCAAGGAGTCACTTAAGAAGATGTATCCTGTTGCAAAGAACTACTTTGGAGGACTGCTGCCCTCACATTCATTTTCAGGTTATGTTCCACCTTTTGCTTTTCAAATCCTCTATCTTGCAATCAAGAGCAGCTCTAAGCCTCTAACACACCCTTTTTTTGCATTTTTAAACAGTTTCTGATCTTGTCAATCCTCCGAGATCCTCAAACATAGGTTCTAGATATGCTATTCCGTTCAAGGCTCGTTCTTTTACGCAATGTTCGCTTGAAAGATGTTCAGCTGACCAAGAGATTGTGATTGCTATGGGAAGTAATGTGGGTGATAGAGTCAGTACATTTGACAGGGCATTGCAACTGATGAAAAGCTCGGGCTTGACCATCACTAGGCATGCCAATCTCTATGAGACTGCCCCTGCTTATGTGACCGATCAGTCACGGTTTCTTAATTCTGCCATTCGGGGCACAACTAGGCTCCGTCCGCATGAGCTTCTTAAAAAGCTAAAGGAAATTGAAAAGGATATAGGCCGCACTAGTGGAATAAGGTACGGCCCAAGGCCTATTGATCTGGACATACTTCTATATGGTAACTCCAAGATCAATAGTGAAACTCTAATTGTGCCACATGAGCGCATCCATGAGAGGCCATTTGTTTTAGCACCTCTTGTAGACCTTCTAGGTGCTTCTGGTGAAGATGGTATCGAAACAAGTTGGCACTCTCTTTCGAAATGCAGTGGTGGTTTCTTTGAATTATGGAATAAACTTGGGGGTGAATCTATCATTGGCACAGAAACTATTAAAAGGGTATTACCTGTTGGGAATCGTTTGGTGGATTGGTGTGAGAGAACCCTCGTCATGGGGGTCCTTAATCTAACACCAGATAGCTTTAGTGATGGAGGTAAGTTTCAACAAGTGGAAGCTGCCATTTCTCAGGCTAAGTTATTAATCTCAGAAGGTGCTGATATCATTGATATTGGTGCTCAATCTACCAGGCCCTTTGCAAAGAGATTATCACCAAATGAAGAACTTGAGAGATTGGTTCCTGTTCTGGATGAGATTACGAAAATTCCCGAGATGGAGGGAAAGTTGCTCTCAATGGATACATTCTATGCAGAAGTTGCTAGTGAAGCTGTGAAAAGAGGAGCTCACATGATCAATGATGTATCCGGTGGACTGCTTGACCCCAAAATTCTTAAAGTTGCTGCTGAACTCAGAGTTCCGTATGTTGCAATGCATATGAGGGGAGATCCATCAACTATGCAAAGTGAACAAAATTTACATTATGATGATGTATGCAAGGAAGTTGCTTCTGAGCTATATGCACAGGTGAGAGAAGCAGAGTTATCTGGGATTCCATTGTGGAGGATCGTTCTAGATCCAGGCATTGGGTTCTCCAAGAAATCCAAACATAACCTTGAAGTAATTATGGGATTGGAATCCATTAGGAGGGAGATGGGTAAAATGAGTATAGGTGCTTCACATGTGCCAATATTACTGGGACCCTCGAGGAAAGGATTTTTGGGTGAAATATGCAACCGTGCCAATCCAGTTGAGAGAGATGCTGCCACTGTTGCAGCTGTGACAGCTGGGATTTTGAACGGTGCTAACATAATAAGGGTCCATAATGCTGGATATGGCGCAGATGCTGCAAAGGTTTGTGATGCATTGCATAAGGGAAGAAGATTGGAAGACTGAACCACCTGATCAAATAGATACCAAACTCTGATTTTATACAATAACATGGTGATGCAGGACAATTACTCTGTTGCTCAATGGGATTCTCATATTACATAATTTGTGGAGTGTCTTTCTTGTAATAAACCAGGGATGACGTTTTTTTTTGTCATCTCCTTTCTAAACTCTTCAATGAAGCATGGGTTCAACTCAAATCACTTGGAAAGAGTAGTCAAGGAATAAGGTTGCAAAATCTGTTAGTAATTATAGATTCATACCCCTTCTGGTTCTATTTAGATGATTTTATATAACATTTTCTTTCCAATTTAATAACATCAGAAGGATTTACATTTCAGAATTTCAAATTGTCGACAAGTTTGATTCACATAAAGTTTTAGCCAAGTGGACATGGGATGCTAGCCACAACGATTTGCACACTTTGATTCTACCTACGTTTCCCCCAGTAATTTATACTCTACGTTTGTTTTGTAAATCATGAAACTGTCCTGctgtttttttttattttacatTCAGATTCAGCActtcctctgtcttctttgaaACAACCTTAGCCTTGACACGGAGTGGAGGTGCAAATCGCCACACAATTACATAACTGTGATTTGCTGTCGATGAATCATGTGTGCCTGCTGATTTTTATGAACACCGGTCAACAtggttttgaatttaaactgtTGAAATACTTGAACAGTTGTAATAAAAGAACCATATTTGTGTACACTAAAGACAGGACAATACTTGAACTCCCCTGTTCTAGTATATTATGTAAGATTATAGTGACACATATCTGGCAATATTTTACAAAGCTGTATACATGCATCGGAGATCATCACCAATAGAAACCTGATATATATAGATGTTCAGAGTTTGATGCAGATTTTTCTCCATGCTTGCACTTACTTCATCTAACTTGTACTTTTCACTTATCTCAATTTTTATGCTATGGTGTTACGTCGGGGTTTGTTCCTTTTTATAGAAAGCCCTTTAGGCCTTAGGAAAAATACTCTCGACTATTGAAACTATGTGTTCCTGTCCATTCATGTTGCATGTGTATTCCCAATGGGTCCCAAGTCCTAAAATTTTGATAGTCCAGCCGTTCAGACTCTTCCCCAGGTTAGTGATATATGAAGTCATTTCTTCTGTTGCTTTTATCgaaatttaattatgaaaactCAAGTTAATATTTTGTCCTAAAATGATGACAGTTGTCCATCTTTGAGAAGGAGCTCTTCGTTCTGCAACTTCAGACTGGTCCTAAGAATGTTGAAAGCGAAAGTAGTATTCAGATGCCTCAAGTCTCAACCAACGCCTAACAAAGACAACTCTGGAATATCATTTACATCAATAATTTTAGTAAGTTTGCTGTCCTTTAGAAGTTGGCCAAAAAAACTATCATTTCAGAAATCCATCATTTCTTTCTTAAAATCCTTTTTTGCAATAACTGCTGAAAATTTGCATGGCCTCACAGTTATTCGCTGGTATGTTTCCTTCTGAAAATTTGAACTGAGCATCTCTATCCTTCTGAATAAATACAGAACTTGAACCCATAAATTTTCTCATAAACTTCTATTTCATATCTTTAGGCAATACTAGCTGTGGCTTAGTGAAAAACTTGAAATAGCAAAATGCATAACCTCCATGTTTTAAGAGTTCTGACTGAACTACTTTCATGTGATCAGATATGCCTTGCAAGCTCCAATGTTAATTTTAGGAGTTAGTTTGTTTTTATAAGGGAAATCAGGGAATAAAGGATGCTATTTTTAGTTGAGCCCTTTCTATCTCTAAATATTTGAAATAAATGAAGTATGCAAAAGATAAAACTATACTACAAACAACATTAGAGTCTATGTTCAAATTTTTTGCATTTACAATTTTAGTTTTTTAAATGATTATACACCATAGAGCTGAGCGTCATAGAACCATATCTGCCTTGGCATGAGGTGTTATGTGGTGCCACTGTGCCAGACCTTCAGTCGACGTGCCAAGAAGAACACTGGGACATCAGCAGCTTGATCGGCCATGGTGTTCAGATATCATCTATAGTTTGTTGTTAGCCTCGATTTGTTAGGATTGCTTAGGCAGAATGGCTCACGTGTGGTTTTGTTACTAGCTCAtgtatttttcttttttgataGAAACAGGAGGGGCAAGCCCCTACTGGTTAAAATATATTAAAGAAAGAGAAAGTTCACCAAACAGAAGTACAGCCTagaggggaagaagaaacaaaaggaaaaaaggACAAGGGGAAACAAAACCGAACTAGGACAAGAACTACTAGCTCATGTATTGGGAGATGGCTTGGCATTTATATAAGCTAGGACGATGTACGCATCAGAATTTAGCAATGAATTGATCTTCTTCCTACCCTCTGTCTCTCTTCCTTCCACCATAGCTCCTGGATGTCGAGGTGAACAGCCTTGGCCAGTTATCGACCACGGCTATCACCTGCATAGTCTAGGGACCCACAACACGGAGTAGATATGCTAGCCCCAATTGGTCTCCTGTTTTCTCAATTTTATAATTTTCCATGGTCAAGTCCCAGTTTTATCATCTGGCGTTGCATGAAAGTTGCAGGACATGGAAACAG
Protein-coding sequences here:
- the LOC112895187 gene encoding folate synthesis bifunctional protein, mitochondrial-like, which encodes MLLHAKESLKKMYPVAKNYFGGLLPSHSFSVSDLVNPPRSSNIGSRYAIPFKARSFTQCSLERCSADQEIVIAMGSNVGDRVSTFDRALQLMKSSGLTITRHANLYETAPAYVTDQSRFLNSAIRGTTRLRPHELLKKLKEIEKDIGRTSGIRYGPRPIDLDILLYGNSKINSETLIVPHERIHERPFVLAPLVDLLGASGEDGIETSWHSLSKCSGGFFELWNKLGGESIIGTETIKRVLPVGNRLVDWCERTLVMGVLNLTPDSFSDGGKFQQVEAAISQAKLLISEGADIIDIGAQSTRPFAKRLSPNEELERLVPVLDEITKIPEMEGKLLSMDTFYAEVASEAVKRGAHMINDVSGGLLDPKILKVAAELRVPYVAMHMRGDPSTMQSEQNLHYDDVCKEVASELYAQVREAELSGIPLWRIVLDPGIGFSKKSKHNLEVIMGLESIRREMGKMSIGASHVPILLGPSRKGFLGEICNRANPVERDAATVAAVTAGILNGANIIRVHNAGYGADAAKVCDALHKGRRLED